GCCGCACATGATAGGTCGGAAACGTGCCATAGCGCTTGGCCCAAGGCATTTGCCCCACATAATCGCAGGTGAACTGGCGCAAATCCTCCGAAGCGGCGATCGCGGCGAAGGCTTGACTGGCGTAGACCTTGCCCGGTGGCGTAATCGGTTCAATCCGGGCTGTATGGCTGACGTGCATTCCCACGTAATTCAACTGCCCTGTAATCGGGTCTACCGTGCGTTCTACTGGCCCTGCGTGCAGCGCAATCCGCAAGTTGAGGCCAGCGGGTAAACCCTTGGTAGACCAGTCGATCGATTGCACCAGATCACACAGTGCCAAGGCAAATTCTCCCGCCTGTTGCACGAGGGGAAAAACAAAATACAATGCATCACCCCAGGTATTTTTCATCAGGATGGGATATTGTTCCGTCAACGCTGCAATTTCACCCCAGAAATGCTGGGCGAATGGCCCGTGCTGGTTTTCTTCCAAATGGCTGAAGTTCACCACGTCGGCAAACAGTAGCGCTCGAATTTCGCGGCTGGAAATGTCGCAGGTGGCGAGGGCGGGATTGCTGGCGAGGGAGCTGGCGAGGGGACTGGCTGGGGGGCTGGCGGAATGGCCGATCGCGTTCATTAAAGGGGGATCGATCGCATTCCCGAAAGCGGCTGAAGCGGCTGTCTGGCCGTTTTGTAAAGCGGTGTCCAAGGATAGGGCCGATCGCGCCTGGTGTTCCCGCAAAATCGCTGCCAGATCGATCACCTCTACATGATCCGTCCAGCGTCGCCAATTGGCTACGGTGCTGGCGGTGCCCCCTGGCCCATCCCCCGGTTTGCCGTCCCACACCGCCAAGGGGATTAACTCCGTTCCCAACTGATCGGCCCGAATTTTGGCTAAGCCGTAGAGCAAGCGATGGGAATATTCATAGACCACGTCGTTTTCTTCCAACTTGTTACCCGACGCGATCACCACCTCCGTCGCATCCTGCATTAACCGATCGAAGCGATCGCCCCAGTTTGCCCCCGGAATCAGATCCACGGAATCCTGAATAAATTGCTCGCGGTTGCAGGGTAAAACGATGTGCAATTCCCCCTTGAGTTCCCGCATCGCCTCCAGGAACAAAATATCTGCGCCACAGGCCGCAGGCGCATAGCCCAACTGCACTTCCATCTTTTGCAAGCGTTCCAGAATCGCTCGATAGACGGTTCCTTCTAAGGCGGCTGGAAAGCGAGGTTGGGGCCGATCGGGCCGATCGAGCATGTGGCCGCAAAACACGACGACCTTGGGAATTTGGAACCAGTGCTTGACCCGATCGGTGTCTAATCCCAAGACTTCTGCCAATAGCACCGCGTTGCGCCGACTGGAACTCAAGTCGCCAAAGCGTCCCTGGCCGATCGCGGCGGCCTGCCCGTAGAAATCCTCGGCTTCGGCGCAATTGCCCAAAATCAGCGCGGCTTCGCCCAAGGTGGCCAACCGCCAGTAGTCTTCGCCCCGGCCTAGCACGGGTGCGGTCAATTGTTCTAAGCAGCGCGATCGCACCCGTTGCGCCAGGGTTTGCGCTTGGGTCAGATCGCCTTTGACCAAGGCCAAGGTGGCGGCATTAATGCCTGTCCAGACGCTGCCATTCTGCTGGTAGGCTTGCTGGTAGCGCTGTAGGGCTAGCTCTAACTGCATGGCGGCGATCGCGGGATCGGTGGCCTGTTGCCAGAGGTCTTTGTGGGTACGGGCTAGGAGGCCGATCGTTTCTTCGTCTTGCTGACCGGCTTCGACTAACTGCACGAGTAACTGATTCGCCGTGACGGTGCTGCCGCTGCGGGCGAGGGCGAGGGCGAGTAATTGCTGCAAGCGCAGGTCTTGGGGCCAGTAGCGTAAGCCTTCGGCGAGGGCGTCGTAGGCCATCAGGGGTTCGCCCAGTTGCAGGAGGGCATCGCCGAAGGTGCGGTAGATGTCGGAGCTACGGGGCTGGATGCGAATGATTTCCCGTCGCAGATCGAGGAGGGAGCTGAGGTTGAGTTCTGCCGATCGGGTGAGTCCTTGCACCATGACGGCGAGGTCTTGGTCTTCTAGGAAGAGGCTGGGGGGGCTGGTGGGATCCCGCACTTCCACGCGGTAGCCTAGGGATAGTAGGGCTTTTAAGGTTTCGGAGACGGTGACTCGCCGACTGTGTTGTTCCCGATCGGGCAGGTCGTTGTAGTTGACTAGGTAGGGGTGGTACCGCTGGGTTAGGTCGTACTGTGGCCCATAGCGCCAGCCATCGTCTAGCCGTTGCTGTACCCAAACGTCATGGCTATTGCGCGCCAAAATTTCCGCTAACTTCAAATACTCTGCCGTTAGCGTAATGTGTGCAGTTTCGATCGGGTGGGGTTGGTACTGCAAAATAGAACTCGCTACGGTGAACAGGACTCAGATCAATTAAGTTATTTAAACCAACATATGGTGTTTAGATGAATGTGCCTTCTAGGAACCAGCGATTTGCGTCTTGACTTGCTTCATATAAGCAAGACTTTGCTCAGAGGTAACTGTACTCAAGTTATTTTCCCCTAAAACTTCTTTAAAAATTTGATTAGCACCACTCATGTGAGAAATAGCTTTATCTAGCTGCTTCATATAAAAATACAACAAAGACAAATCGTTCAAGGTTCTTGCTGTATCAATATGTGTACAACCTAATTTAGTTGTGCGTATTTCTAAGGCTTCCAAGTAGAGTCTTTCTGCCCTAATATGATTGCCTAATTCTCTATATACCCCTGCTAAATTATTCAAAATTGCTGCTGTAAAAATATGATCATGGCCTAAAAAACTCTTTACGATTTCTAATGCTTCAGCATATAGTGACTCTGCTTTCTTATAGATTTTAGTTGATTTATAAAGCGTTCCTAAATTATTCAGATTTTTTGCTATTGTTAATCTATCCTTTGGCCGTTCAACCTTATTTGTTTCGAGCACAAATTGAAATAGTTTTTCTGCCTCCTCATAATTTCTCAGAAGATGATATACATCTGCCAGGTTGCTAATTGCTATTGTGGTGTCAGCATGTGTTCTTCCATAAATCTCCTCAAAAGTTTTAACAACTTGTAAAAGAGAAGTCTCGGCATCATGATATTGTCCTAAAGTTCGCTGTAGCACTGCTAAGTTATTGAGTCCTTTTGCAACATTAATGCTATTTTCACCTGAGCTTAACTTCCAGATATTAATAGCCTTGTGATATAAACGTGTAGCTTTTTTATAATCTCCAGTCCTGTAATGTACAACACCTAAATTGTTTAATGCATCAGCAGTTACTGAATGATGTGAGCCAAAATGAGATTCGCTAAACTTTAGAAATTCTTTGTTCCATTTTTTTGATAGTTTCCATTGATTTTGGCTTTCATAAAAATAGACTAATCCAGTAAAGATCCTCACTGAATTAGTCTGTTGTTCTAAACAACTAGTATATGTTGCGGCTTCTACAAGATGTTGTTCAATATCTTGTAGAGTTTTTTGCTGTTCTAATGTCACTTCCTGCGGAATTGTCTGAGCAATCTCAGTCATCACTCGTACAAATCGTTCTCCCAGCGTTCCATCCCGCCGCACTGCCACAAACTCCCGCACCAGCGCGTGCATCTGGTACCGCCCATCCTCCAACCGACTCAACAAACTCCGCTTCACCAATCCCCGATCGAGCACCTCCCCCACATCCTCCACCTCCGGCAAACAATCCCGCACCCAGCCCAACTCGATCGGCCCGATCGCAAACACACTCACCATCCCCAACACCAACCGCGCCCGCTCCGCCAACGGCTCCCAACTCAACGCGATCGCCGCCTCCACATTCCGCCCATAATCCATCTCCTCCGGCACCTCATCGATCGCCCGCGCCGCCAACGACTTCGCCCGCAACTCCCCCAACACCCCCGCGATCGTCCCCGTCTCCGCCAAATACCGCCCCACCAACTCGATCGCCAACGGCAACCGCCCCAACCACTCACACAACTCCCGCGCCGCCGCCAATTCCGACCCAGATCCCCCTAAATCCCCCGCAGATCCCCCTAAATCCCCCTTAAAAAGGGGGACTTTGAAAGAATTCTCAGATTCTCTCGCAATCCCATCAATTCCCTCTATTTCTCCAGTTCCCCCCTTTTGAAGGGGGGCTAGGGGGGATCCGAGGGCTAGGGGGGATCCCATCATCTGCAACAACAGATCGATCGCATCCTCGATCGCCAACACCCCCAACTCCAAACAACTCACCGGACGCCCCAACTTCACCCGCGTCGTCATCAACACCTGAAACGTCCCCGACAGCGGCAAATACCCCCTCACCTCCCCGTACTCAGCCACATCATCCAACACCAACAACTTCCGCCCCGGAAACCGCTCCTCCCACCGCGCCAGATAATGCTGCACCACCCGCGCCTCATCCCAACTCGGATCAAGCTCCTCCAACCCGATCGATCGCGCCGCATAGCCCACAATCTCCGTCGCCACCGATCGCCCCGCAACCCACCAAATCCCCCCCGGATACTCCCCCTCATACACCTTCGCATACTGCCGCGCCAACGTCGTCTTACCCACACCACCCATCCCCACCGCCGCGATCGCCACCCGATCGGCCTTCTGCAACTGATCGTGAAGCTCCACCATTTCCCGATCGCGACCCACAAAGATCGCTCCGAAAAAGTCCTGCGGATAGTAGTAAGGGGGATCTAACTTGGTCGCAGCCCCGCTCGACGACTCTGGTCAAATCTCCAATTTACCGATCGTGATTGGGTTGTAACCGCCTTGAATCAAAATGCCAATCTTTTCCGCCAACTGTGTTTGATTTACAACCGTTCCCAACTGCTGTTGCATTGCCTGAGCCGTTGCATTCACCGCAGCTTGCACTTCCGGATCACTTGCCGCAACCTGCTTCACTTCCTCAATAATTTCTGCATCAATCACCTCCGGATTCTTCGCAGCTTCCAACCGCTTCACCGTATCCGGAGACTTGCGCCGCAACACATCCAACAACCGCTTACCAGACGCGATCGCCCCTTCCCCAATCTTCTCACCAACCTTTTCCGTCGCCTTCGTTGCGATGAGCGTTACAGCGATCGTTGCCAAAGTAATGGGATCCATAGCGGCTACATCAATTGAGGAAATAGATACTTACTGTTCTACCGCAGAAAAATCCAATTTTCCGCAATTTTTTTCTTACAAAAACCGGGGTTCTTCGCAACAATCCAGTGATATCAAATTACCTCATCCCCGCAACAGATTCGATCCCCCCTACCCCCCCTTAAAAAAGGGGGAACCGGAAATATTGAGTAAATTGATGGAATTGTACTGAAATCTAAAAGATTCTCTCAAAGTCCCCCTTTTGAAGGGGGATTTAGGGGGATCTCTTACAATTTAGGGGGATCTCTCAAGATTTAAGCGACTCCACCCCTAAGCCCGATCGCGTTCCATCACACTCACATAGCGCCAACTCGAACCCGGCACCGGAACCGGCGGACTCCAACGAACTCTGTCGCTAAACCGCAGCACATACAACTGATTGATCGTCGCCTGCACATCCTGCTGCGTCCCCACCAGGTACACATGCATCGGCTTACGATCGTCCTCGATCACCCGATCGAGTTCCGCAAAATTAATCACCATGGGACTTCTCCTAAACTTGTAGCGGGAAGAAATCCCAAAAATTAAAGCCACCCTCTTGCGCAGGACAAATAGGGTGGCCCGATCGAATGTTACAATCCGTGTCAGACCGCCCAGCTGTTGTATCCAGCTTGGGGGTTTAGCTACCCTTTGTTGACTCCACTCAACGCTGGGTAGCGCTCTAATTTTTGGGGTACAGCCAACTCAATCGGTAAACAACACGGTTGCAACTGGCCTTGGAACATAAGCCTACGGACAAACCAGGGGAAAAGTCAACTATATTTCAAAAAGTTGCAATCCCGTGATACTTAGCAACACATTCGATCGATTCCCCCGCACTACACACATCACTCCACAAGCAACAACAGGGAATCAAAACTAGAAAAAACCAATAGGATTACAGCAAACCCAAGAATCCTTGCAAATCCCACCCCTTTTACAGCCCCTTTTTCATAACCCCTTGCAGACCCACCTCCCCAACAGGGAGCAGGATCCTCATAAACTGCCATTCCACCTCCAACCCGTCTCAAAAACTCAAACAAGACTCATCCCAAGACCCATCTTAAGACCAGTCATCTCGAGAATAGACCCAAAATCTCATCCAAGACCCAAATCTAGACCCAAAACAAGTCTCAAATAAGATATCGCGACAGAAACGAATCTCATACTCCCACAAAAGTCTCAACTCTAGACTCATCCCAAGTCTCAAACAAGAACACAAGACCAATTCCTCTCCCCTACTCCCCTACTCCCCACTCCCACTCCCCACACTCCCCAACCATTTACAACAAACCCCATCCCCGGTATCGTACAAACCGAATTCATCCATCCCCGTCCCACCATGAGAAAGCTCTACTTCCTCCTCCCCGGCACCAGCGGCAAATTCGCCTGCGGAGGACTCTGGGCCGAACTCAAAACCCTACAATTTGCCCAACAGATTTGCCCCGCCCAAATCGTCACCTACCGCCAACGCGAACCCCAACACCTCTTCCTCGACGACCTCCTGCAACAACAGCCCCACCACCCCGACAGCATCTTCATCATCAGCTGGGGCTTCGACATCCCCAAACTCATCCGCAAACTACACAGCAACCCCACCCTCTACCACGCCCACAGCGCCGGATACAACTTCCGCCTACCCGCCCACATCCCGATCGTCACCGTCAGCCGCAACACCCTCGGCTACTGGGGCCAACACGCCCCCCACTCCCCCATCTACTACCTCCCCAACCAAATCTCCGACAACTTCCACAACCGCCACCAGCCCCGCGACATCGACATCCTCATCCAAGCCCGCAAATCCTCCACCTACCTCCTCACCCAACTCATCCCCGCCCTACAAAGCCAATGCCGCGTCGAAATCGTAGACTACTACGTTGAAGACCTCTCCATCCTCTTCAACCGCAGCAAAGTCTACCTCTACGACTCCGCCGAATACTGGGCCCAACGCAACGTCACCGAAGGCTTCGGCCTCCAACCCCTAGAAGCCATGGCCTGCGGCTGCCATGTTTTTTCCAGCGTCAACCACGGCCTCTCCGACTACCTCGACCCCAGCTTCAACAGCCAAAAAATCGCCAGCTACTCCACCCAATACGATCGCGATCGCATCCTGCAAACCCTGCACCAACCCCCGATCGAACTTCCACCCCACTTCCTAGCCGAATACCGCACTGAAAACATCCTCTCCCGCCTCCAGCACATTCTCACTGAAGTCAATACCTTCTTTGATTACATGCAACAGTCCCCTAGCGACATCGCACCCCTCACCCCCAGCCGCATCACCCAACTCCGCCTCCAGAGCCTCTGGAAAAAATTGCATAAAAAGTTAAAACGCTGAAAAACCAACACGCTTAGAATCACTAGAATTCATTAACAAAAATCATCAGGACTATCGCTAAACAATACTTATATACACATCTAAATACACACCACAGGTAACGCAATAATTCCCCGATCGCCATTCACCCCGCGTTGCCAATCAGCCCACAATTATCTATTCATCAGAAATTCATCAGAAATTCATCAGCACCCCAAAAAGATAAAAATTAATCCTGCATGGGAAAACCCACAGCTTCTGGGGAACACTAAGCCAACTCGTGCCTGTATCACCAAATCTCAACAGGCCCAGCGCGAACCCCCTTACTGAGGCAGTTGGTACCATGCATATTCTTGTCCTGGAAAAAGAACCCACCTCCCGACGGGGGGGCCAAGAACGCAGCCTCTTTGAAGTATCCCGACAACTGCACCAGCGGGGGCATCGCATCAGCCTGCTCTACACCCAATCCGGCGATCTCCTGTCCCAATATCAAGCTTTTTGTCAACAGACCCTATCTATCACCGCCCTCTCCTTTTCCCGTCACCGTCCCCTCCAGACTTTCCTCAACCTCCCCCGCGACCTCAACCGCGCCAAAGCCCTCATCCACCCCAACGAACCCACCCTGATCTACACCAACCAGATCTATGACATCCCCTTCGCCGGACTGCTGTCCCAATTAACCCGTCTGCCCCTGGTTTGCCACCTCCGCCTTCCCGCCCCCGACAAACTGGATCTCCAACGATCGCACTACCTCTCCGCCGTCCATAAATTCATCACCGTTTCCCAACACACCAAACAAACCTGGCTACAAAAACCTTGGGTTCAGAGCTTAGGTCACCCCCCGATCGAAGTCGTCTACAACAGCATCGACACCGAATATTTCACCCCCGCCAGCAACCAAAATCCCCACCCCCGCCAGCAATTACAGCAACAGTGGAACCTCCCCACCGATCACACCCTCCTGGCCTACGCAGGTCGTCTGGATCGTCGCAAAGGACTAGAAAACCTGCTCCACGGCTTCGCTAAATTCAACGCAACCCAGCCCAAATCGACCCTGCTGATTGCCGGGAAACCCCTCCTCGATCGACCCGACTATCTCAAAGAACTCCAAGTCCTCACCCAAACCCTCAACATCCAAGCCAACGTCCGCTTCCTAGGACACCTCACCGAAACCCGCAGCCTCTACCAAGCCAGCGACCTCGTCATCATGCCCAGCATCTGGCCCGAACCCTTCGGTCGCGTCATCATCGAAGCCATGGCCTGCGGCACCCCCGTCATCGCCAGCCACACCGGCGGCATCCCCGAAATCCTCACCGGGGAATTCGCCCAAACCCTCTTCCCCCCCCGCAACCCCGCCGCCCTCGCCGATCGCATCCAACAAGTCCTTACCTGGAAACAAACCGACCCGCTCCTCTCCCAACGCTGCCGCCAACACGTCCAGACCCACTTCAGCCTAACAACCAACATCGCCGAAATCGAAGGCATCTTTCAACAAACCCTCTCCCCGCAAAAACTACTTGCCCCCCCGCTGCCCCTCTCCCTGTAATTTTCTTCTTTCAGCGTTTATCCTGGTACTAGATCTATCCCGGTACTATGTACAGCCCTAGCCAAGCCCCAAACCAAACCCCGAACCGAACCTTAAGTCCAGCCCCGAACCAAGCTTCGAGCCAAACCTTAAGTCCAGCCCCGAGCCAAACCTTAAGTCAAACCCTAAGCCAAGCCATCGCCAAAAGCTTTATCATTGCCCACCGCGAAGACACCCAAGCCCTCGCCCAATTCCTGACCCAAGAACACCTCAATCCCGAAGTCTGCCGCCAAACCCCAGCCTCCCACCTCGCCGACGCATCCCCCAGCTATCGTTGCCTCCTGAACCACCGCAGCGCCTGGGAAAAAATCCTCGACCTGGATCGCCCCGCCCTCATTATCGAAGCCGACTTTGTGCCCGTACGCGGCATCGGCCAACTGCCCCTGCCCTGCCCCCTCGATCAGCCAGATACCGGCGTTGCATGGCTCTACACCTGCGCCCCCCAGATCTATACCGTCTCCCCCCAAAATTACGCGGAAGGATTCTCTGCCTCCACCGTCGCCTACATCGTCACACCGATCGCCGCAAAGTATCTCATCAGCCTCGCCGATCGCATTCACAGCAACTATGGCCCCCAGCAATACACCACCTGGGACACCCAAATCGAAGAAACCCTCCGCAAGGCAGGACTGAAAAACTACGTCGCCTTCCGCAACTACGGAGAACACGGCGGACACCCCAACCCCGAGCATCGTAACCACGGCCTCAGCACCGCCCACCGCGCCGACATCCTCTATGGCCGCCTCGCCTTCCGCCCACCCTACGCCCAAAACGCCCTCGACCTTCTCCTCACCCGCAGCAAAGCCCGCCTAAAAGGACTCCTACGCCTATTCTCCGGACGGTACCTGCGCTTCCCCATCCTGCGCAGTTCCAGCGTGCCCCTACGCCTGCTCCGCTTCGCCCTCCAACGCCAATTCACCCTCAATCTGTAGACAGCAGCAATATCAGAATCGCATCACACCCCTCACCCTGCCCAAAATCCGGCTAACCTTAACCACAATTCTCCCACCGCCCCCCTGATCCCGCCCCTCCCAGAGAGCCAACCTTGGAAGCTAGACTAGAAAAGACTTGGTTATCCTGGGTATTGCCGTGCTGTCTGATCTCCGAATCTCCCTCCTCATCCCCCTCCTCCTGATGCCCATCGGCTGTGCCAACAGTCCCAACGCCCAGTCCCTCCAGCAAGCCATCCAAGCCGATCCACGCCTCACCCCCGCACCCTCCCCCCTGCCCACACCCTCCACGCCCCAATCCCCCACGTCATCCCCCAATCCCACTCCCCACTCCCCACTCCCCACTCCCCCCGATCGCACCCCCGACCTCACCCCCGACCTCACCCCAGTCCCCAGCCAACTCCACCCCTACCTCAAAGATGTCCTCGCCCTAGAAACCATCCCCCTAGGCAACGACACATCCCTGATCAAAAACATCACCCGCCGCGAATACGCCCACTGGCTGGTCATCGTCAACAATCGACTCCACGCCAACACCACCAAGCAAATTCGTCTCGCAACCTCCAATACGCCCCCCACCTTCCAGGACATTCCCAGCGACGATCCTGACTTTCCCGCCATCCAAGGACTGGCCGAAGCGGGCCTCATTCCCAGTCCCCTCTCCGGCGACAGCACCGCCACCCTCTTTCGGCCCAATGCCCCCCTCACCCGCGAAGACTTGATTCTCTGGAAAGTCCCACTCGACACCCGCCAAGCCCTACCCACCGCAACGATCGATAGCATCCAGCAGACCTGGGGCTTCCAAGATGCCAGCAAAATTGCCCCCAAAGCCCTACGCGCGGTCTACATGGACTTCCAAAACAGCGACCAGTCCAACATTCGCCGCGCCCTAGGCTATACCACCCTCTTCCAGCCAAAGCGCTCTGTCACCCGCGCCGAGGCGATCGCGGTGCTCTGGTACTTCGGGTTCCAAGGCGACGGCATCTCCGCCCAAGACATCCTCAAGGGCCGTCCCAGTTCACCCTCCCCATCCCCCAGCGTCAGCCCGTCCCCCAGCGTTAGCCCATCCCCCTAAGCCAGCCCGTCTACCCAAGCTC
The Alkalinema sp. FACHB-956 DNA segment above includes these coding regions:
- a CDS encoding TRAFs-binding domain-containing protein, producing the protein MQYQPHPIETAHITLTAEYLKLAEILARNSHDVWVQQRLDDGWRYGPQYDLTQRYHPYLVNYNDLPDREQHSRRVTVSETLKALLSLGYRVEVRDPTSPPSLFLEDQDLAVMVQGLTRSAELNLSSLLDLRREIIRIQPRSSDIYRTFGDALLQLGEPLMAYDALAEGLRYWPQDLRLQQLLALALARSGSTVTANQLLVQLVEAGQQDEETIGLLARTHKDLWQQATDPAIAAMQLELALQRYQQAYQQNGSVWTGINAATLALVKGDLTQAQTLAQRVRSRCLEQLTAPVLGRGEDYWRLATLGEAALILGNCAEAEDFYGQAAAIGQGRFGDLSSSRRNAVLLAEVLGLDTDRVKHWFQIPKVVVFCGHMLDRPDRPQPRFPAALEGTVYRAILERLQKMEVQLGYAPAACGADILFLEAMRELKGELHIVLPCNREQFIQDSVDLIPGANWGDRFDRLMQDATEVVIASGNKLEENDVVYEYSHRLLYGLAKIRADQLGTELIPLAVWDGKPGDGPGGTASTVANWRRWTDHVEVIDLAAILREHQARSALSLDTALQNGQTAASAAFGNAIDPPLMNAIGHSASPPASPLASSLASNPALATCDISSREIRALLFADVVNFSHLEENQHGPFAQHFWGEIAALTEQYPILMKNTWGDALYFVFPLVQQAGEFALALCDLVQSIDWSTKGLPAGLNLRIALHAGPVERTVDPITGQLNYVGMHVSHTARIEPITPPGKVYASQAFAAIAASEDLRQFTCDYVGQMPWAKRYGTFPTYHVRRVLAGM
- a CDS encoding tetratricopeptide repeat protein encodes the protein MGRDREMVELHDQLQKADRVAIAAVGMGGVGKTTLARQYAKVYEGEYPGGIWWVAGRSVATEIVGYAARSIGLEELDPSWDEARVVQHYLARWEERFPGRKLLVLDDVAEYGEVRGYLPLSGTFQVLMTTRVKLGRPVSCLELGVLAIEDAIDLLLQMMGSPLALGSPLAPLQKGGTGEIEGIDGIARESENSFKVPLFKGDLGGSAGDLGGSGSELAAARELCEWLGRLPLAIELVGRYLAETGTIAGVLGELRAKSLAARAIDEVPEEMDYGRNVEAAIALSWEPLAERARLVLGMVSVFAIGPIELGWVRDCLPEVEDVGEVLDRGLVKRSLLSRLEDGRYQMHALVREFVAVRRDGTLGERFVRVMTEIAQTIPQEVTLEQQKTLQDIEQHLVEAATYTSCLEQQTNSVRIFTGLVYFYESQNQWKLSKKWNKEFLKFSESHFGSHHSVTADALNNLGVVHYRTGDYKKATRLYHKAINIWKLSSGENSINVAKGLNNLAVLQRTLGQYHDAETSLLQVVKTFEEIYGRTHADTTIAISNLADVYHLLRNYEEAEKLFQFVLETNKVERPKDRLTIAKNLNNLGTLYKSTKIYKKAESLYAEALEIVKSFLGHDHIFTAAILNNLAGVYRELGNHIRAERLYLEALEIRTTKLGCTHIDTARTLNDLSLLYFYMKQLDKAISHMSGANQIFKEVLGENNLSTVTSEQSLAYMKQVKTQIAGS
- a CDS encoding glycosyltransferase, with protein sequence MRKLYFLLPGTSGKFACGGLWAELKTLQFAQQICPAQIVTYRQREPQHLFLDDLLQQQPHHPDSIFIISWGFDIPKLIRKLHSNPTLYHAHSAGYNFRLPAHIPIVTVSRNTLGYWGQHAPHSPIYYLPNQISDNFHNRHQPRDIDILIQARKSSTYLLTQLIPALQSQCRVEIVDYYVEDLSILFNRSKVYLYDSAEYWAQRNVTEGFGLQPLEAMACGCHVFSSVNHGLSDYLDPSFNSQKIASYSTQYDRDRILQTLHQPPIELPPHFLAEYRTENILSRLQHILTEVNTFFDYMQQSPSDIAPLTPSRITQLRLQSLWKKLHKKLKR
- a CDS encoding glycosyltransferase family 4 protein — encoded protein: MHILVLEKEPTSRRGGQERSLFEVSRQLHQRGHRISLLYTQSGDLLSQYQAFCQQTLSITALSFSRHRPLQTFLNLPRDLNRAKALIHPNEPTLIYTNQIYDIPFAGLLSQLTRLPLVCHLRLPAPDKLDLQRSHYLSAVHKFITVSQHTKQTWLQKPWVQSLGHPPIEVVYNSIDTEYFTPASNQNPHPRQQLQQQWNLPTDHTLLAYAGRLDRRKGLENLLHGFAKFNATQPKSTLLIAGKPLLDRPDYLKELQVLTQTLNIQANVRFLGHLTETRSLYQASDLVIMPSIWPEPFGRVIIEAMACGTPVIASHTGGIPEILTGEFAQTLFPPRNPAALADRIQQVLTWKQTDPLLSQRCRQHVQTHFSLTTNIAEIEGIFQQTLSPQKLLAPPLPLSL
- a CDS encoding LPS biosynthesis glycosyltransferase; translation: MYSPSQAPNQTPNRTLSPAPNQASSQTLSPAPSQTLSQTLSQAIAKSFIIAHREDTQALAQFLTQEHLNPEVCRQTPASHLADASPSYRCLLNHRSAWEKILDLDRPALIIEADFVPVRGIGQLPLPCPLDQPDTGVAWLYTCAPQIYTVSPQNYAEGFSASTVAYIVTPIAAKYLISLADRIHSNYGPQQYTTWDTQIEETLRKAGLKNYVAFRNYGEHGGHPNPEHRNHGLSTAHRADILYGRLAFRPPYAQNALDLLLTRSKARLKGLLRLFSGRYLRFPILRSSSVPLRLLRFALQRQFTLNL
- a CDS encoding S-layer homology domain-containing protein translates to MLSDLRISLLIPLLLMPIGCANSPNAQSLQQAIQADPRLTPAPSPLPTPSTPQSPTSSPNPTPHSPLPTPPDRTPDLTPDLTPVPSQLHPYLKDVLALETIPLGNDTSLIKNITRREYAHWLVIVNNRLHANTTKQIRLATSNTPPTFQDIPSDDPDFPAIQGLAEAGLIPSPLSGDSTATLFRPNAPLTREDLILWKVPLDTRQALPTATIDSIQQTWGFQDASKIAPKALRAVYMDFQNSDQSNIRRALGYTTLFQPKRSVTRAEAIAVLWYFGFQGDGISAQDILKGRPSSPSPSPSVSPSPSVSPSP